A segment of the Hallerella succinigenes genome:
CTCATCATTTCGACGCCGACGGACTTGCCAAATTTTGAACGTTTGCTCGGGGATGGAAGTGCGATGGGTCTGAACCTTTCGTATAAGGTGCAGCCTAGCCCAGATGGCCTTGCCCAGGCGTTCATTTTGGGTGAGGAATTCATTGGTGACGATTGCTGTGCGATGGTTCTCGGCGATAATATCTTCTACGGTAACGGCTTTAGTCCGCTGCTCAAGGCGGCGGTCAAGAATGCGGAAGAAAATGGCCGTGCTAGTATCTTCGGCTACTACGTTGAAGACCCGGAACGTTTTGGCGTTGTTGAATTCGACGCAAACGGCAAGGTCATTTCGGTCGAAGAAAAACCGAAGGAACCGATGAGCAATTACGCGATTACGGGTCTTTATTTTTACGACAACCGCGTTTGCAAATTTGCAAAGGAACAAAAACCGAGTGCTCGCGGTGAACTTGAAATTACCGATTTGAATAGAGTTTACCTGGAAAAGGGTGAACTGGATGTGAAACTTTTGGGCCGTGGATTTGCATGGCTCGACACAGGAACGATGGACAGCCTGATCGAAGCGGGCGATTTCGTTCGCATGGTTGAAAGCCGTCAGGGCATTCAGATCAGCGCGGTCGAAGAAATCGCTTACATCAATGGTTGGATCAGTAAGGAAAAACTCCTCGAAAGCGCTTCCAAGTATGGCAAGTCTCCTTACGGTCAGCACCTGCGCAAGGTTGCGGAAGGAAAAATTAAGTATTAAACAACGTGGACACTCCACGCTTCACACTCCACACTCCACACTATCCTAACAACTTTCTATTATGAAACGATCTATCATCATCACTGGCGGAGCTGGTTTTATCGGAAGTCATGTGGTACGCCTTTTTGTGAACAAGTACCCGGACTACAAGATCATCAATCTAGACAAGCTCACCTATGCGGGAAACCTCGCAAACCTGAAGGACATCGAAGACAAGCCGAACTACAAGTTCGTGAAGATGGACATCTGCGACTTCGACGCTTTCTACGAGCTCATGCAGAGTGAAAAAGTGGACGGCATTATTCACCTCGCCGCCGAAAGCCACGTGGACCGCTCCATCCAGGATCCGTTCACCTTTGCCAAGACGAACGTGATGGGTACGCTCAGTCTGCTCCAGGCGGCAAAGCTTTACTGGGAAAGCCTCCCGGAAAAGTATGAAGGCAAGCGCTTCTACCACATCTCGACCGACGAAGTTTACGGCGCTCTCAGCATGAGCCATCCGGAAGGCATTAAACCACCGTTTACGACGACCGCTTCGAGTTCCGAACATCATCTTGCTTACGGTGAAGACTTCTTCTACGAAACGACAAAGTACACGCCGCATTCCCCGTATTCCGCATCGAAGGCGGGCTCGGATCACTTTGTACGCGCTTTCCACGATACCTACGGCATGCCGACGATTGTCACGAACTGCTCGAACAACTACGGTCCATACCAGTTCCCGGAAAAGCTCATCCCGCTTTTCATCAACAACATTTGTCACAAGAAGCCTCTTCCGGTTTACGGCAAGGGTGAAAATGTGCGCGACTGGCTCTTTGTCGAAGATCACGCCCGCGCCATCGACATCATTTTCCACAACGGCAAGATCGCTGAAACCTACAACATCGGCGGCTTCAACGAATGGAAGAACATCGACATCATCAAGGTCGTAATCAAGACCGTCGACAAGCTTCTCGGTCGTGCAGAAGGGGAAGATCTGAACCTCATCACATACGTCACCGACCGCTTGGGCCACGACGCCCGCTACGCGATCGACTCGACAAAGCTCCAGAAGGAACTCGGCTGGGAACCCTCCCTCCAGTTCGAAGAAGGCATTGAAAAGACTGTCAAGTGGTATCTCGAGAACCAGGAATGGCTGGACAATATCACGAGTGGCGACTACGAAAAGTATTACGAAAAGATGTACGGGAACAAGTAACCCCTGACGTCTTAGAAGGTTTTAGGAGAATCGATCATGGGAAAGTTTAAGTTTATCGATACGGAAATTGAAGGCGTTAAAATTATTGAACCGACCGTTTTTGGCGATGCCCGCGGTTACTTCATGGAAACCTATAGCGAAAAAGAATTCGCAGAAAACGGTATCGATGTGAAGTTCGTTCAGGACAACGAATCCCGCAGCAAAAAAGGCGTTCTCCGCGGTCTGCATTTCCAAAAGCAGAACCCGCAGGGAAAGCTTGTGCGCGTTCTCGAAGGGGAAGTTTTTGACGTCGCTGTGGACCTGCGCAAAGCGAGCAAGACCTTTGGAAAATGGGTGGGCGTCACCCTTTCTGCAGAAAACAAAAAGCAGTTCTACATTCCGGAAGGTTTTGCTCATGGCTTTGCCGTTCTTTCGGAAACGGCGACCTTTGTGTACAAATGTACACGTCTTTATGCCCCGGGCGATGAAGGCGGTCTTATGTGGAACGATCCGCAGATTGGCATCCAGTGGCCGGTGAGCGAAGACTTTAAGCCTCTTTTGAGCGAAAAGGATACAAAGAACCCGACCCTTGCCAATTTAGATTGGACATTCTAATCGATAAAATTTTATTTTTCGCATAATGAAGAATATTCTTGTGCTCTGTACGGGAAACGTCTGTCGAAGCCCGACTGCGGAATACCTGTTGCGTAAATCTTTGGAAGGCGTGGATTGCATCGTCCAAAGCGCTGGAATGGGTGCAGTCGTTGACTCGCCTGCAGAACCGATGGCTCAAAAAGTCGCGCTCTCACACGGGCTCGATATTTCTGCGCATCGTTCGCGACAGGTGACGATGGATATGCTTAAGTGGGCGGATCTGGTTTTGGTGATGGAAAAAGCCCAAAAGATTCACCTGCTCGAACGTTACTCATGGTTGGATGGAAAAGTTTTCTGTTATGGAGACTCGATAAAAGTGGACGTTCCGGATCCGCATGGACGCCCGGAAAGCGCCTTTGTCATGGCTTGGAATTTTATTGAAAAATTGACGCCTTACTGGGCTCAAAAAATTTCTCATCACGAGGAATAGAATTTATGGCGATAGAAAAGAAGACTATACCGGTATCGACGAAGAATCCATGGTTGGATTTGCTTGAAGACCTGTGGAAGAATAAACTGTTGGTTTTTTCTTTTACCTTCGTTTTTGGCATTATCGGTATCGTTGTTGCTCTTTGGATTCGACCTATGTATGAAGCGAGTGCTTTGATTCAGGTGAAGACCAAGGGAGGCTCCCTTTCTGCAATGCTCGGGGATGTGGGTTCTTTATTAGGCATGGGCGGAAGCTCTGCGGAAACGGAAATCCAGCTGATGCAGAGTCGTCGCATTTTGGAAGAACTCATCGATTCTTTGGGACTTCATAACGAAGCCAACCCGACAGAGACCATAGATCGTTTCCTTCGAAAGGAGGGACGTGTGGATATCCGCTATATGAAGCTTCCGGATTCTTCTGCAGTGGCTCCGGAAATTCGAAGCAAACCATGGGTTTTGATTGCGGACGATTCTTTGAATTTCTCGTTTTACGATGCAGATATGTCAAAGGTTTTGTCTTGTTCGAAGGGCAAACTTTGCTCGGCTCCTTATCATGGAGACTCGGTTTCGATACTCGTTTCCGTGATGGATGTGAAAGCGGGACAAAAGTTCAATGTAACGCAGAAAATGATGGTCCGCGCGGTGAATGCGGTTTTGCAAAACCTGTCTATTTCGGAAGCGGCTAAGAAGACGGGCCTTTTGCATGTGTCCTTCCAGCATCAGTATATGGACAAGGCCGTGACGGTGGTTGACTCTTTGACGTCCATTTATCTTCGTTTGAATGAGGAATTCAGCTCTTCGGATATGAAGAATACTCTGGAACTTTTGGAAGACCAGCTGCCGATTGCACGCAAGACGCTGGACAGCTTGATGCTTAAACTCAACGAGTATCGTGAAAAAATCGGATCTGCGGATATCGCCGCCGAAACGAAGATTACGCTTGAATCTCAGGTCAAGCTTCAGCAGCAGATAATCCTTTTGGAACAGATGCGTGAAGAAAAGGCTCGCCTGTTTGACGCCTCGCACCCGCAGATCGTGACGATGGATAGGCAGATTGCATCTCTCAAAAGAGAAATGGCAAAGGCGAACTCGCAAACAAAAAAACTGCCGGAAACGCAACAAAAAATCCTGACGATGACTGCCGAAGCGCAGTTTGCTCAGACCGCTTATTCCGATCTTTTAAAACGCGTGGAGCAGCTTCGTTTGCTCGTCGCTGGTTCAGCAGAATCGGCTCAGATTGTGGACCATGCTGTGGCAGATCCGAAGCCTGTCAAGCCGAAGAGAAAGATGATCGTTCTCGCGTTCATTTTTGCAGGATTCTGTGCGGCGTTCGGATTTATTTCTTTGCGTAAAAAGATGAAGGGTGTAATTGACCCGTTCTTGGTTTCGAAGGCAACAGGCTTAAGCGTGTATTCTCTGATTGCGAAGGGCGAAAAAGAATCGCTTGAAGGACTTCATACTCTGCAACTTTCGCTTGAACTAGAAAGTTATGACAAAAATCGGATTCTTTGCTTTACGGGACTTTTGCCGCATGTCGGATGCTCTTTTGTCGCCGCTCAGATGGCGAAGCTTTTTGCAGAATCCGGTAAAAAGGTTTTGCTGATTGATGCAGATTTGCAAAAGGGAAATCTGGGCAGTTTGTTTGGCTTTGAACCTGCGGAAGGACTTGTGGATGTTCTCGCTGGGAAGAAGTCGATTTCGGCGGTTGTGAAGACGACTCAGACTCCGGGCTTGGACCTTCTTCTTTGCGGATACCATTTGCTATGCTCGGAAGGCGTTTTGGGAACGAAAAAGTTTGCCAACTTTATCAAGCTTGTCCGTGAAAGTTATGACATTGTTATTTTGGATACGCCGTCTTTGCAAAAGACAATGGATGTTTCGGTGGTGAGCCGTGAATTGGACGAAATCGTTCTGATTTTGGAATACGGTCGCCACAGCATGGATAGCATTCTGGAAGGGGTATCTCTCTTGTCTAAGACATCGACGCTTTCGAAGGTTATAGCCTTCAACAAGTGCGTTCTTCCGCAGAAAAAGAAAATTTAGGGAGTAATCAATGATGATCAATTTAATTTTATGTGGTGGATGCGGAACGCGTCTTTGGCCGGTTAGCCGGACTCTGATGCCGAAACAGTTCGCCAAGCTTTTTGATGGCAGTTCTCTTTTCCAGGGAACGGTCGTGACGAATTCGGTCGCATGCGAATCGCAGTATGTAATCAGCAATGCGGAGCAGTATTTCCTTGCCAAGGATCAGCTGTCGGAACTTCCGGAATGCGGTCACGATCCGCGTTTTATGCTGGAACCGGTGGGCCGTAATACAGCGCCTGCAATCGCTCTGGCGTGCCTTTCCTTGGATCCGAATGCGGTTGTTCTCGTTTCTCCGTCCGATCATGTGATCCGTAAAAAAGAAGCCTATTTGAAGGCTTTGGAAAAGGCGGAAAAGTTTGCGGAAGAAGGTTCCTTGGTCACATTCGGCATTACGCCGACAAGTCCGGAAACCGGCTACGGTTACATCGAAGCGGATGGCGAAAACGTTAAGCGTTTTGTGGAAAAGCCGAACCTGGAGAAGGCGAAGGAATACCTGCAGAGCGGTAACTTCTATTGGAACAGCGGCATTTTCTGCTTCAAGGTTTCCACGTTCCTTTCGGAACTCGAAAAGTACGCCCCGGACATGTTTATCGCATGCAAAGCGGCTCTTGCCAATGCGAAAAAGGAAAATCAGCTTCTTCGTGTCAATTACGAAGACATGATGGCTATTCCGGCTAATTCCATCGACTACGCGGTGATGGAAAAGTCCAAGAAGGTAAAGGTCGTCCCGTCGGATATCGGCTGGTCGGACCTCGGATCTTTCGACGCCCTTTATGGGGAATATCCGCATGATGAAGCGGGCAACAACGTGAACCCGAAGCATATTCCGGTCGGCACTACGAATTCCTTGGTCATCGGTCAGCAGCGCATGGTTGCGACGATCGATCTCGACAAGATGCTCGTGGTGGACACGCCGGATGCTCTTCTCGTCGCACCTCTCGCTTCGAGTCAGAAGGTGAAGTCGGTCGTTGAAAAACTCAAGTTCAAGAAGTCTCCGCTGACGGACGTTCCGCAGACGGTCAGCCGTCCGTGGGGCACTTATTCCGTTCTCGACGACAACGAACGTTACAAGATCAAGCGTATCGTGGTGAAGCCGGGTAAACGCCTTTCTTTGCAAAAGCATTTGCACCGCTCGGAACACTGGGTCGTGGTAAGCGGTACTGCTACTTGCACGGTTGGAGAGAAGATTTTCTACGTGCGTCCGAATGAATCGACTTATATCCCGGTGGGTGAAGTGCACCGTTTGCAGAATGACGGTAAGCTTCCCCTCGTCATCGTGGAAGTTCAGGTCGGTGAATATACGGGCGAAGATGATATCATCCGCATTCAGGACGACTTCAGGCGTTCGTAATTCGAACAAAGGAATTGAAAAAGGCTCCGCTTTTGCGGAGCCTTTTTTGTAAGCCTTGAAATTTTAGTTGGCGGTCGAATCTGTTGTCGATTCTGCAGAAGAATCGTCCGGGCCCATGTATTCGACAACGAAGACAAGCGTCGCGTTGCTCGGAATCGGACCTCCGCCGCGGTTGCCGTAGCCGAGTTCAGGCGGAATCACGAGGACTCTCTTTTCGCCCGGGAGCATGCCTTCGACACCCAAATCCCAGCCGCGGATCACGTTGCCCTTGCCGAGCGGGAAGTTGAAGATCTGGCCGCGTTCACGCGAACTGTCGAATTTTTTACCGTCGGAGAGGAAGCCTGTGTAATGCACACGGGCATTTTCGCCGGCGTGGATCGGTTCACCCTGGCCTTCTCGGATAATGCTGTATTTCAAACCTTCTGGGCCGTCCTTCAGATCGAGCTTTTCCACATCCGGGAAGAAGTCCATCGTTTCTGCAAGAGCTTCATCCACTTCGACATTCAGCATTTCCACGCGGAAGACGAGTGTCGAATTGGGCGGAATGGTGCTGTAAGACTTGGCTCCGTAACCCATCGATGGGCTGATTTTTAGCCAACGAACGGTTCCCGGCATCATACCGTCGAGACCGACTTCCCAGCCGTTGATCAAACGTCCACCGCCGAGGATTGTGGTTAAAGGCTTGCCGAAATCTTTAGAACTCGAGAACTTACGACCCGATGCAATCCAGCCTGTGTAGTGGGTTTGGATGCGGGTTCCTTGCGTTGCCTGCGTTCCTGCACCGACCTTTTCGTCCCAGTATTGAACGCCGTTTTCGAGCTTTTTCCACTTTGCCTTTTTGCTGTCGGCAAAGTTGTCCGGTTCAAGTGGCGGTTCTGCAGAAACGAGTTCCACTTCAAAGTAGAGGTCGGAGCGTGGGGGAATCGGGCCGATTTCACGGTCGCCGTAGGCGAGCTGGTAAGGGATTGAAAGTTTGCGGATTTCACCGATTTTCATGCCCAAAAGACCGCGTTCCCAGCCCGGAATCACTTGGCCTGCGCCTAAAGAGAATTCCAGCGGTTCGCCGCGATCATAAGAGTTGTCGAACATCGTCATCGCCGAGTCGGCCAAAAAGCTCTTATAATGGACGCGGATCAGCTGACCATTCTGAATCGGTTCACCAGAACCTTCTTTAACAGTGACAACTTCATACGGAATTGCCCACAGGCAAATCGGCAGAAGAAGGAGAAAAGCGAAAAATCTGTTTTTGGGCATGCGAACTCCTGAAGTGCAAATTAGAAAATGCTAGTTTTTTTGGACACAATCAGGTGGAATAACATGGATTTGACAATCATTTTCATGCTGGTGGCCATCGTTCTGCTCTCGCTGGTGCTTGCCGGCTTGGGTGCGTATGTGGTCATCCATAATTCGGATGAGAAGGAAAAGGAATCGAATGCTCCGGTTATCGATGTTTCCGGTCAGTATGCGGTCGTGGTCCGTCCTGCCCGCGAATCGATCGAGAAAGTGAAACCTTCCTTAAAAGAAATGGCTGAATGGCTCTCTACTACAGGCGCTAGTCCGGAAGAACAAGCTCGTTTGATTGAATCTTGGAACAAGAGTATTGATGACGTGGTGAAGGTAATTGACGAAGGCGACCGAAATGGGACCGTGACTTATCGTGTGGTGGTTGGTCCTAAGAGCAAGCCGTTTTGTAATTTTATGAGTGACGACAATTATATTACTCGGGAACAGATTCGGAATCACGCAGAAATTCTGCCACCCTATGTTCTCGGTTGCGATTGTCATTTGGTACCTAAGCTTCCTTGGGAAAATCCGGGTAAGGCGGGGTGGAAACCTCTTATTCCGGAAAATGGGGCGTATCGCGTTCCCGATTGGAGACACATTGCGTAAGACTCTACTGTTTGCTTCTCTTTTCTCGGTCGCCGCATTTGCAGCGAATTCAGCGATTATCACTCTAGAGATGCCGGTTGGCGCTCGTCAGCTCGGTATGGGTGAAACCGGCGTGGCTGTTGCGGATGACGCGGCGGCACTCTATTACAACCCGGCAGGCCTTGCCTTTGGCCCGCTTGCTAACGAATGGGAACTGTCCTTGGAACAGAAGTCGGAAAAGACTCCAGCTTTTACGACTCTCGCCGTCAAAAACCGTGCAGGGTTTTTTGAAAAGAGTGAAATTTGGGCAGGCACGAATAGCGGTATTCGCCATTACGATGGGGAACACTGGTCCGATTATCATGTCGTGACCCTTGAAGGTCAACAGAAGATCCGGGATGTCGTCCGCGTGTTTGCTGGTACGGAAGCGGGTCTGGATGAATACACGCGCAAGGTCAAGCAGTTTAACGATGTGCAGAATGACGTCGATGAATCCTATGTCCGCGACGTGATGATTCCCTGGAATTTGGTCGTCAGCGATACGGTGACCGCACTTCTGTATGAAGTCCGCACGGAAAAGCTCTGGGTGGGTACGCCGAAGGGACTCTTCCGCTTTGACGGCAAAACCTGGAAAAACTATTCCGCAGAACTGGGAACGCCGCGTATTACCGCCTTGGAAAATCAGGGCGCAACGCTTTGGATCGGTACGGATAACGGTCTTTTCTCTTACCGCAACGGAGTCGTGGAGCAGAAGGGTAAGGTCCTCCCGAGTCAAAAGATCAACGCTCTGGCGTGGTCGGATTTCAAGGGTGAACTTTATGTATCCGCAGACGGCGCTGGTATCGCTCGATTGATTCCGAAGAAGGGTTCAAGCGGAAAGGACCGCTGGAGCCTGTTCAACGAAGAAGACGGTCTCATGGATTTGCATGCGACGGCTTTGATCGTGGATTCTTCGGGGCACGTTTGGGCGGCTCATAACGGCGGTCTTTCTCACTTCAACTTGCGCAAGTGGGAACAGGTCAAGTTTGAAAGCAACATCGTGCACGATCTCGCTGTGGACGATGACGGAGCCATTTGGATTGCGACGGATAAGGGCGTCTGGCGTCATTTGCCGGACTATGCCACCGCGTCCGGTCGTAAGGCGGAACTCGAACGCAAGCCGGAAGACCGCGGAAACCAACAGTCGGAAGATGAATGGGAACATTTCCATTCCGGCAATGGACTTTCTTCGAACCGAGTCTGGGCGGTTTTACCGCAGGCGAATGACGTCTGGTTCAGTACGAGCGCAGGCATTGAACGTTATAAGGACGCGGACTACCAGCTCACCTTCTTCTATGAAAAGCTTCTTCCTGTCTTGAATATCCCGGACTTGTACCACTTGTTCGGCGGCATGACGATTCCTCTTGATGAATGGGGAACTTTGGGTGTGTCGGTAAACTTTGTTTCTTTCGGTGAAACGGTCGTTTCGACGGAAGATGATGCTGCAACAAATGCGAACAGCTCTGAAGTGGTCGGTGCCATCAGTTACGGCACCAAGTTGACGCAAAAGTCTTCTATTGGTCTGACGATCAAGTTCTTCTATTCGGACTTGAGTTCTGGTGCATCGACGAATGGCGAAGAAGCAACGACGTTCAGTTACGCGTTTGACGTGGGCTTCCTCCGTCGCGACTTCTTGATCGATGACTTGAGTGCGGCAATCGTTCTTGCCAATATCGGTCCGAGCGTTTATTACACGGACAAGTCCGATCAGGATCCGATTCCGCTTACCTGGCGTTTGGGACTTGCTTATGAAGTGGTGAACTCTTTGGACCATCGCCTGTTGATTGCGGCGGATTATAACCGTACGGTTGTTTACGACGATGATAAGGGCAATCCGGAACCGTTCTACACCGCAATGTGGAAAAGCTTGATCCATCCGGAACTCGGAGGCCATGGCGCAACGCGCTTTAAGAACTCTCTTCTTCAGGGCATTTTCAACATCGGTGTGGAATACACTTATTCCAATACGGTGGCGGTGCGAGCTGGTTACCTTTACGACAAAACGGGCAAGCGTAACGAAGTGGATCTGGGTCTTGGCGTGATGCTTTCCGATGTACTCGAATTCGATATTTCGACAATCAAGGACGTGGGCGAAAACGACGGCGTTCGTGACGGTCAGATGCGCTTTGGTGCAATCTTTAAGTTCTAAAGATTTGAAACATGGTTCCGGTTAATTATCAGCGTCAGATGGATGATATCATCCGTCGCTTGCAGAGCAAGGGAGAAGTTCCTTCGCTTTTGCTGCATTGCTGCTGTGCGCCGTGTTCAACCTATGTTCTGGAATATCTTTCGAATTATTTCCGCATTACGACTTTCTATTACAATCCGAACATTTTCCCGATTGAAGAATACAAACACCGTGTGGCGGAATTAAAGCGCTTTTCGGCAGAGTTTCCGGCGAAGCACCCGGTGAGTTTCCTCGAAGGAAATTATGAACCTGCACGCTATTATGCAGCTGTTAATGGACTTGAAAAAGAGCGCGAAGGCGGAGCCCGGTGTTATAAATGCTTTGAACTCCGATTGGGCGAAGCGGCAAAAGTAGCGAAAGAGCTCGGCATGGATTATTTCACGACGACGCTCACCATTAGCCCAATGAAAGATGCGGACGTGCTGAACCATATTGGTGAAGAAATGGGAAAGCTTTACGGAGTCAAGCATTTGCCGTCGAACTTTAAAAAGCGTAACGGCTTCCTCCGTTCCACGCAGCTTTGCAAGGAATACAATCTTTACCGCCAGTATTTTTGCGGATGCGTCTTTTCGAAAATGGAACGGGACCGTCAGATTGCAGAAGAAGAGGCGAAGGCTCGAGCCCTGGAACTGTCTTCTGTTCTTGTTTAACGTATTTTCAGCGTAGAATAGGGCGAAAAAAAGGCCTCCGCCGCAGCGGAGACCCTTCTCTCTTTGTAGGTTGAAACTTAGTGGATCGAGATACGCTGGGTGCTGTTCATCGAACCTGCATGGACGCGGACGATGTAGGAGCCGCTCTGCATCGATTCGAGCGAAACGGATTCGTTCACCTGGAAGAAACGCTTCAGTGCACGGCCCTGCATGTCGAACACTTCTACGGTGACAGGCGTTGCGGTGCTGACGTGGAGAGTTCTGCCGAGGACTGCAAGGTGCAGGCTCTGGGCTGTCTTGTCCGCGGCAATCGAAGTGCTTTGTTCATTGACAACGTTCAGGCTTATGGTAATGGTTTCGCCGTTCACCTTGATTGTTTCGGTGTAAGAACCTTCGGTGGCCCAGCTTTCTACAGTACCGGAAATCGTTACGCTGTTGCCTGCGTAGGTGAAGTTGATGTTGCCGATGGAGGCTAGGTTCCAAGTTTCACGGCTGAAGGATGTGACGTTCGTAATCGTGATGGTTTCGAAAGCGGTATTCTTGGCGACCGTCTGGTTAGTCGAACCGTTGATGACATAGCCTGCTGCAGAAATTGCAGAGGAGCTAGAAACGACGACGCTAGACGAAGATGTCGCGCTCGAACTGGAAACTGCATTGCTCGAGGAGGAGTTTGTGCTGGAGCTGGACTTCGCAGAGCTCGAAGAAGACGGAGATTCTACCGGGACAATCGCCATGCCCGAACAACGGACGTCATCTACATAGAGGTAATTGAGGCTGGGCTGGTTCCCCTTGATTTCCCAGGTGAGTTTTGCGATGCGCTTCTTGGAAAGAGTCACGTCATCTGCCCAGGATTCCTGAGCCAACATATCCCAGGGAATCGTCACGGTGGTCCAGGAAGTAGACGCCGTCTTGGTAATCTGGTGGTAACCGTAATCCTTGACCGCCGTATCCTCTGCCTTAAAGTTGTGGGCAGCACCCTTGTACTTGTATGTAATGGCGGTGCAAGAAGAAAGGTCGTAAGCGGTCTGGGTTTCGTTCAGGCCTACACCGAGAGCCACATAAGGATCGTACTTGTTGCCTCCCTGGGAAAGCGTGACTCCAGTAATACCCGCCACATAGCTGGTGGAGTTTCCGGTTGTAGAACCGGGAAGCACTACATTGTAACCGCCGTTCTTGCCGGGACCGTTTGTAATCGTAGAGGCGCCATCGTCGCCTTTGTCGGTATAGGCATACCATTCGCCGCCGGTAAAGGCGTAATTGTCCCCGTCTTCAAAGTCGTCAATGTAATCGGTGGTTCCTGCCGGCTGCACGTAGCTCGAGGAACTGGCCGCGGAGCTGCTGGAGGTTATTGTCGTGCCGCTGCAAGCCGTGTAGG
Coding sequences within it:
- a CDS encoding epoxyqueuosine reductase QueH, which codes for MVPVNYQRQMDDIIRRLQSKGEVPSLLLHCCCAPCSTYVLEYLSNYFRITTFYYNPNIFPIEEYKHRVAELKRFSAEFPAKHPVSFLEGNYEPARYYAAVNGLEKEREGGARCYKCFELRLGEAAKVAKELGMDYFTTTLTISPMKDADVLNHIGEEMGKLYGVKHLPSNFKKRNGFLRSTQLCKEYNLYRQYFCGCVFSKMERDRQIAEEEAKARALELSSVLV
- a CDS encoding cellulase family glycosylhydrolase, which translates into the protein MNFSFTKSVLTVGVLAMSLATLSFGRVGPVSAYGQLQAGTNSSGKGQIYGSCKGVTSGNEVAVQGMSLFWSIASDVGAPFWTADYVSGLVQKQNIQLIRAPMGVDEDWGAGNYFNKNGYYQSLMNTVVQAAIDNDIYVIIDYHSHKASDNVENAKTFFSYMAEKWGKYDNVIFEIFNEPTTQSWDTIKTYADTVVSTIRQYSDNLILVGSRSWDQFPNEASSNPVTDSKNNTAYTFHYYAGSHSTRTEGANAVSAMNSGLSVFVSEWGTVNADGGGSVSGTSSTWLSWMNQHKLSGANWSVSNKNEGASYFSGSAWNYSESGKWVNTNIFSKLPTSYTACSGTTITSSSSAASSSSYVQPAGTTDYIDDFEDGDNYAFTGGEWYAYTDKGDDGASTITNGPGKNGGYNVVLPGSTTGNSTSYVAGITGVTLSQGGNKYDPYVALGVGLNETQTAYDLSSCTAITYKYKGAAHNFKAEDTAVKDYGYHQITKTASTSWTTVTIPWDMLAQESWADDVTLSKKRIAKLTWEIKGNQPSLNYLYVDDVRCSGMAIVPVESPSSSSSAKSSSSTNSSSSNAVSSSSATSSSSVVVSSSSAISAAGYVINGSTNQTVAKNTAFETITITNVTSFSRETWNLASIGNINFTYAGNSVTISGTVESWATEGSYTETIKVNGETITISLNVVNEQSTSIAADKTAQSLHLAVLGRTLHVSTATPVTVEVFDMQGRALKRFFQVNESVSLESMQSGSYIVRVHAGSMNSTQRISIH
- a CDS encoding PorV/PorQ family protein, with translation MRKTLLFASLFSVAAFAANSAIITLEMPVGARQLGMGETGVAVADDAAALYYNPAGLAFGPLANEWELSLEQKSEKTPAFTTLAVKNRAGFFEKSEIWAGTNSGIRHYDGEHWSDYHVVTLEGQQKIRDVVRVFAGTEAGLDEYTRKVKQFNDVQNDVDESYVRDVMIPWNLVVSDTVTALLYEVRTEKLWVGTPKGLFRFDGKTWKNYSAELGTPRITALENQGATLWIGTDNGLFSYRNGVVEQKGKVLPSQKINALAWSDFKGELYVSADGAGIARLIPKKGSSGKDRWSLFNEEDGLMDLHATALIVDSSGHVWAAHNGGLSHFNLRKWEQVKFESNIVHDLAVDDDGAIWIATDKGVWRHLPDYATASGRKAELERKPEDRGNQQSEDEWEHFHSGNGLSSNRVWAVLPQANDVWFSTSAGIERYKDADYQLTFFYEKLLPVLNIPDLYHLFGGMTIPLDEWGTLGVSVNFVSFGETVVSTEDDAATNANSSEVVGAISYGTKLTQKSSIGLTIKFFYSDLSSGASTNGEEATTFSYAFDVGFLRRDFLIDDLSAAIVLANIGPSVYYTDKSDQDPIPLTWRLGLAYEVVNSLDHRLLIAADYNRTVVYDDDKGNPEPFYTAMWKSLIHPELGGHGATRFKNSLLQGIFNIGVEYTYSNTVAVRAGYLYDKTGKRNEVDLGLGVMLSDVLEFDISTIKDVGENDGVRDGQMRFGAIFKF